The following is a genomic window from Sulfitobacter pontiacus.
ACGATTGTCATCAGCAGGAAGTTGGCAACGATCGCGCCAATGATCCCCAGAATAATGTTCATGATCAGCCCCATATCGGACTTCATGATCTTTTCCGCGATCCAACCGGCCAGACCACCGACGATTATTGCTGCGAACCAACCCAGACCTGTCATTTCAAATTCTCCATAAATCTTGTTTCATAGAGTGAACTCACAGGTCTGTGAAAAGGTTCCCTTAGTCGCGCAGCAGCTCGTTGATCGAGGTTTTGGAGCGGGTCTTTTCGTCGACGCGCTTCACGATCACGGCGCAATAAAGGTGCACACCGTTCTTCGACGGCATGGACCCCGCCACAACGACCGACCCCGCGGGCACTTCGCCATAGAAGACTTCGCCGGATTCACGGTCGAGGATTTTGGTCGACTGGC
Proteins encoded in this region:
- a CDS encoding GlsB/YeaQ/YmgE family stress response membrane protein produces the protein MTGLGWFAAIIVGGLAGWIAEKIMKSDMGLIMNIILGIIGAIVANFLLMTIVGATLGGWIGQLVVGVIGACLLIWVTRLVRGRS